One Aliidiomarina minuta genomic region harbors:
- the ggt gene encoding gamma-glutamyltransferase, with product MKALITTLAVAGCTFFAGQAAAYDRITGHHFASRSEVIAPNAMAATSQPLATQVALDVMQAGGSAVDAAIAANALLGLVEPTGNGIGGDLYAIVWDAESESLHGINASGRSPQSLTLDYFIENGYESIPQRGVLPLSVPGAVDGWFEMHEKFGKLSMEDILKPSIDYAEQGFPVTEVIAYYFERNAEVLKDYPGFAEVFMKEGRTPRKGEMFKNPDLANTYRQIASGGRDAFYKGDIARTLGDFVQEHGGFLSYDDMAAHESEWVDPVSTNYRGYDLWELPPNTQGIAALQILNILEGYDIAEMGFDSPEYVHHFTEAKKLAFEDRAKFYSDTDFNDIPVDWLISKEYASERAQLIDSERAGRAYEPGNPPMNGDTIYLTVADKDGNMVSLIQSNYRGMGSGITPEGLGFVIQNRAELFALDTDHMNVYEPGKRPFHTIIPAFVTKDGKPYMSYGVMGGGTQPQMHAQILINMIDFDMNLQEAGDAPRILHSGSSQPTGEIMDDGGVLSLENGFSDYTRRELTKMGHRLQEAVGPYGGYQAIMKDHEEGVYYGASESRKDGHAAGY from the coding sequence ATGAAAGCACTTATTACAACGCTGGCAGTTGCTGGCTGTACCTTTTTTGCTGGTCAGGCGGCCGCCTATGACCGTATTACTGGTCATCATTTTGCTTCGCGCTCTGAAGTCATAGCGCCGAATGCCATGGCTGCAACAAGCCAGCCCCTAGCGACACAAGTAGCCCTCGACGTTATGCAGGCAGGTGGTAGTGCTGTAGATGCTGCGATTGCAGCCAATGCCCTGCTGGGATTGGTGGAGCCAACTGGAAACGGCATCGGTGGTGACCTTTACGCTATTGTCTGGGATGCTGAGTCTGAATCTCTGCATGGTATCAATGCATCAGGACGTTCACCGCAGAGCCTGACATTAGATTATTTTATTGAAAACGGTTATGAAAGCATTCCACAGCGCGGAGTTTTGCCGCTGTCCGTGCCTGGTGCTGTAGATGGCTGGTTTGAGATGCATGAGAAATTTGGCAAGCTGTCGATGGAAGATATTCTTAAACCTTCAATCGATTATGCCGAACAAGGTTTTCCGGTCACTGAAGTGATTGCTTATTACTTTGAGCGTAACGCCGAGGTGCTTAAGGACTATCCGGGATTTGCTGAGGTCTTTATGAAAGAAGGCCGCACACCGCGAAAAGGCGAGATGTTTAAGAACCCTGATTTAGCTAACACCTACCGGCAAATCGCCAGTGGTGGTCGGGACGCTTTCTACAAAGGCGATATTGCCCGGACTCTGGGGGATTTCGTACAGGAACATGGCGGTTTTCTGAGTTATGACGATATGGCTGCGCATGAGTCGGAGTGGGTGGATCCGGTTTCCACCAATTACCGGGGATATGACCTGTGGGAATTACCACCGAATACTCAGGGCATAGCCGCGCTGCAAATTCTCAATATTCTGGAAGGTTATGATATCGCAGAAATGGGCTTTGACAGTCCTGAGTACGTGCATCATTTTACTGAAGCTAAAAAGCTGGCCTTTGAAGACCGGGCCAAGTTTTACTCCGATACGGATTTTAACGACATTCCGGTGGACTGGTTAATTTCAAAAGAATATGCCAGCGAGCGGGCTCAGTTGATTGACAGTGAGCGTGCCGGCCGCGCTTATGAACCGGGTAACCCTCCGATGAATGGCGATACTATTTATCTGACCGTTGCGGACAAAGACGGCAATATGGTGTCCTTGATTCAGAGTAACTACCGCGGTATGGGTTCAGGTATTACACCAGAAGGTCTGGGTTTTGTGATCCAAAACCGTGCTGAGTTATTTGCGCTGGATACTGACCATATGAACGTGTATGAACCAGGCAAACGCCCGTTTCATACTATTATTCCTGCGTTCGTCACCAAAGACGGCAAACCTTATATGAGTTATGGCGTTATGGGTGGCGGTACGCAGCCACAGATGCATGCGCAGATCCTGATCAATATGATTGATTTTGACATGAACCTGCAGGAAGCTGGTGACGCTCCACGTATATTGCATTCGGGGTCTAGTCAGCCGACTGGTGAAATTATGGACGACGGTGGTGTGTTAAGTCTGGAGAATGGTTTCTCTGATTATACTCGTCGTGAATTAACTAAAATGGGCCACCGCTTACAGGAAGCTGTAGGACCTTATGGCGGTTATCAGGCGATCATGAAGGATCATGAAGAAGGTGTTTACTACGGTGCATCAGAAAGTCGCAAAGACGGGCATGCGGCCGGTTATTAA
- a CDS encoding EAL domain-containing protein gives MRFLLLVLVLLSASLPSEASNTLRLQQLSVQEGLSQNSVTRIVKDHEGFLWVATEGGLNRYDGYSFHHVPGPGNQFLDAYVSTINITSDGSLWVALPSQGVFQLPPQGDDFILHIEARMIDDWWLDEVIAIKEYQNQLLIISESHVRLYDPETQEVHQIFELQTEDGNFEDIIRSHHLIDDIIILATSAGVIALTPEDFSAVNLWHLDPEAASPDMLNTKAFAQFEQRLFVATVQGLYSWQLDTLTTYITEQDQLPPAQMHESQMNIWDLHATDNSLYMATHQGLYEYRASWQTPEQLLRFSDANLNLFDNSIRTFYYDSNQQFWLGTAINGLFHWQPASQNFTSLVRGIAPVEELSHNVVWALAEDIDNRLWIGTQNGLNMLTPDNQLQTYLESDDEYSMFTSGTIFDIFPDPQVADKLWLYLAGEIVQFDAESGDIEKVPTSDTESTEIMADFGWGYRLLEDHKIWFFITDGLVSYDIQTGQAKIYKDTQDDGFNALNAYHILGTRQGHPDQILLGLASELWIFDTRDSTFEKVYQHEPYQLYSYIAPESHLVDQDNKLWITMEGAGIAVLDNDTLEFKFRLQTTDGLPTNAVYSAQPGLDGEIWFSSHSGLLRVNPVTLHVEQFTYQDGISGNEFNARATGLFDDGVIAYGGMRGVTMFHPDNFQRSPQPPKVSITDVDRLTSRERLNLPLRNLNQQRIHLDYDENNLRVHVSTLQYDRQHRVQYDYHLSGPTTFSVLETTDRYVTFPRLQPGSYQLTVNAYDSRSGVRGESAILYIEVGYHPFFSPLAISLYVLSVLLIAAFLIYYRYQQHQQVIRNKKRAEASEERLQLALSITGSGVWDWHQEENQLYENRIRQELGHTVFREPLSIDDHLQLIHPQDQKLFEQRWTQLIKGTAENFACTYRMRHQDGGWLWFTDLGKVSGRNQSGIPKRITGTFQNITEARANREKALLFGKAFEQTMDWVLLLNADFLPLTANKAFCNAVAIEDMENIKDYDFTRMSKQRLRNYRNILNTLKPGEQWRGEDVIQLGDQQETPVLMNISAVLDNNDQGMFYVVVITNISAQKEAEKQLRKLANYDSLTGLANRTLLHDRVFSIIQDDSLQKQRFGVIFIDLDRFKQVNDSLGHSVGDELLCIIASRLSTYLSEQDTVARLGGDEFIVLLRDVSNPEKVEQTARSIIDTINEPVLLQQHHIRTSPSLGIALYPEHGINTDELLKHADVAMYHAKGSGRNCYRIFEQEMDIKVRERLALETELKHAASHHQLLNYYQPIIAADSNHTVGVELLLRWQHKETFIDPDKFIPIAEDLGIIIYMTNQAMQQGLADLVEMRRIQPDLYLSVNLSVSHLDYPHLPAQVEQLLAEYQLPASALRFEITEGILIEETVRAGSVMRELRDLGIHLLLDDFGTGYSSLRYVKEFPVGIIKIDRSFTQDIGIDTSNEAIIDSILAMARNLDKTCIAEGVESEAQKRWLLARHCNLMQGFLFARPMPLNELLEWFPRH, from the coding sequence ATGCGCTTTTTACTACTTGTACTAGTACTCCTGTCTGCCAGTTTGCCCAGTGAGGCGTCTAACACTCTGCGCCTGCAGCAGTTATCCGTTCAGGAAGGTCTCTCACAAAATAGTGTGACGCGCATTGTTAAGGACCATGAAGGCTTTCTGTGGGTGGCCACTGAAGGTGGGCTTAACCGCTATGATGGCTATAGTTTTCATCACGTTCCAGGCCCGGGCAATCAATTTCTAGATGCTTATGTAAGCACTATTAATATCACTTCAGACGGTAGTCTCTGGGTTGCACTGCCAAGTCAGGGCGTATTTCAGCTGCCCCCGCAAGGTGACGATTTTATTCTGCATATTGAAGCACGCATGATCGACGACTGGTGGCTTGATGAAGTGATAGCTATTAAGGAGTATCAGAATCAGTTGCTGATCATCAGCGAGTCACACGTGCGCCTTTATGATCCTGAGACACAAGAGGTTCACCAAATCTTTGAACTACAAACCGAAGATGGCAATTTTGAGGATATCATTCGCAGTCATCACCTCATTGATGACATTATTATACTCGCCACTTCAGCTGGTGTAATAGCTCTGACCCCTGAAGATTTTTCGGCTGTTAACCTCTGGCACCTCGACCCGGAAGCCGCGAGTCCGGATATGCTGAACACTAAGGCTTTCGCTCAATTTGAACAGCGACTATTTGTGGCTACCGTACAGGGTCTCTACTCCTGGCAACTGGATACACTAACCACCTATATAACTGAGCAGGATCAGCTGCCACCAGCACAGATGCATGAGAGCCAGATGAATATCTGGGATTTACATGCAACCGACAACAGCTTATATATGGCTACCCATCAAGGGCTATATGAATATCGCGCAAGCTGGCAAACCCCCGAACAGCTGCTGCGTTTCAGCGACGCTAACCTGAACCTTTTCGACAACAGCATTCGCACTTTTTATTATGACAGTAATCAGCAATTCTGGTTGGGCACTGCCATTAACGGACTCTTCCACTGGCAACCTGCCTCGCAAAATTTCACTAGTCTGGTGCGCGGAATAGCTCCCGTTGAAGAGCTTTCTCATAATGTGGTCTGGGCCCTGGCCGAGGATATAGATAACCGTTTATGGATAGGTACCCAAAACGGCCTTAACATGCTGACTCCTGACAATCAGCTACAAACCTACCTTGAGTCTGATGACGAATACTCGATGTTCACCAGCGGTACAATCTTTGATATTTTCCCCGATCCGCAAGTAGCGGATAAGTTATGGCTTTATCTTGCGGGTGAAATTGTTCAGTTTGACGCCGAATCGGGTGATATAGAAAAAGTACCCACCAGCGATACCGAGTCCACCGAGATTATGGCGGATTTTGGCTGGGGATACCGTTTACTGGAGGACCATAAAATATGGTTCTTCATCACCGACGGATTAGTCAGCTATGACATCCAGACTGGCCAGGCCAAGATATATAAGGACACACAGGACGATGGCTTTAATGCACTGAATGCATACCATATATTGGGAACCCGGCAAGGTCACCCTGACCAGATCCTGCTCGGGTTAGCCAGCGAACTCTGGATCTTCGATACAAGGGACAGTACCTTTGAAAAAGTTTATCAACATGAACCTTATCAGCTGTATTCCTATATAGCACCGGAAAGCCATCTGGTTGATCAGGATAATAAACTTTGGATTACTATGGAAGGCGCGGGTATCGCCGTACTGGACAATGACACTCTGGAGTTTAAATTTCGCTTACAAACTACCGATGGTCTGCCTACCAATGCCGTCTATTCGGCACAGCCAGGTCTCGACGGGGAAATCTGGTTCAGTTCTCACAGTGGTCTCCTGCGTGTAAACCCAGTTACCCTGCATGTTGAACAATTTACATATCAGGACGGCATTAGTGGCAATGAATTTAATGCACGAGCCACAGGCCTTTTTGACGACGGTGTTATTGCTTATGGCGGCATGCGCGGCGTTACTATGTTTCACCCGGATAACTTTCAGCGCAGCCCTCAGCCCCCCAAAGTTAGCATTACCGATGTCGACAGGCTAACCAGCAGGGAACGGCTCAATTTACCTTTACGCAACCTGAATCAACAGCGTATTCATCTCGATTACGATGAGAATAATCTGCGCGTGCACGTTTCCACCCTGCAATATGACCGGCAACATCGGGTCCAATACGATTATCATCTCTCTGGTCCCACTACTTTTTCAGTACTGGAAACCACAGACAGATACGTGACTTTTCCGCGCCTCCAACCCGGTTCTTATCAACTTACCGTGAATGCTTATGATAGCCGCAGCGGCGTCCGTGGTGAATCCGCAATCCTTTATATTGAAGTTGGTTACCATCCGTTTTTTTCACCACTCGCTATTAGTTTATATGTACTCTCTGTACTTCTGATCGCCGCCTTCCTGATATATTACCGCTACCAGCAACACCAGCAGGTAATACGTAATAAAAAACGCGCAGAGGCCAGTGAAGAGCGTTTGCAGCTGGCGTTGAGCATTACCGGCAGCGGAGTCTGGGACTGGCACCAGGAAGAAAACCAATTATATGAAAATCGAATCCGTCAGGAACTGGGACATACCGTTTTTCGGGAACCGCTGTCCATTGACGATCATCTGCAACTAATCCACCCACAGGATCAGAAGCTATTTGAACAGCGCTGGACACAACTGATAAAAGGCACTGCAGAAAACTTCGCTTGCACTTACCGTATGCGCCACCAGGACGGGGGCTGGTTATGGTTTACCGATCTTGGCAAAGTATCCGGCCGCAACCAAAGTGGTATTCCCAAGCGAATTACTGGCACCTTTCAAAACATTACCGAAGCCAGGGCCAACCGGGAAAAAGCATTGCTCTTCGGCAAAGCGTTCGAACAAACCATGGACTGGGTCCTGCTACTCAATGCAGATTTTCTCCCGTTAACGGCAAATAAAGCATTCTGTAACGCTGTCGCGATTGAGGACATGGAAAACATTAAAGACTATGACTTTACCCGCATGAGCAAGCAACGGCTGCGCAATTACCGGAACATTCTCAATACGTTAAAGCCCGGTGAGCAATGGCGTGGGGAGGATGTTATTCAATTAGGTGACCAACAGGAAACTCCGGTGCTGATGAATATTAGTGCAGTACTGGATAATAATGATCAGGGAATGTTTTATGTTGTTGTAATAACCAACATAAGTGCTCAAAAAGAAGCAGAAAAACAACTTCGTAAACTCGCCAATTATGACTCCTTAACCGGATTAGCAAACCGTACTTTATTGCACGATCGGGTATTTAGCATTATTCAGGATGACTCTCTGCAAAAACAAAGATTTGGAGTTATCTTCATTGACTTAGACCGATTTAAGCAGGTCAATGACTCGCTCGGTCATAGCGTCGGTGACGAGTTACTCTGTATTATAGCAAGCCGTCTTAGCACCTATTTGAGCGAACAGGATACCGTCGCTCGCCTCGGAGGCGACGAATTCATTGTTCTATTGAGAGATGTCAGCAATCCAGAAAAGGTAGAGCAAACCGCACGAAGCATTATCGACACTATTAATGAACCTGTATTATTACAACAACACCATATACGTACCTCACCTAGCCTGGGCATAGCCCTGTATCCCGAGCATGGTATTAACACTGATGAACTGTTAAAACACGCCGATGTGGCTATGTATCACGCCAAAGGGTCAGGCCGTAATTGTTACCGTATTTTCGAGCAAGAGATGGATATTAAGGTTCGCGAACGTCTGGCTCTTGAAACTGAACTAAAGCATGCGGCCAGCCATCATCAGCTGCTCAATTATTATCAACCCATTATCGCAGCTGATAGTAACCATACGGTAGGCGTAGAGCTCCTCCTGCGCTGGCAACACAAAGAAACTTTCATAGACCCAGATAAGTTTATTCCTATCGCCGAAGATCTCGGTATTATCATTTATATGACCAATCAGGCTATGCAACAAGGGCTGGCTGATTTAGTTGAGATGCGCCGCATACAACCTGACCTTTACTTATCCGTTAACCTTTCGGTCAGTCATCTTGACTATCCGCATCTGCCTGCTCAGGTCGAACAACTGCTGGCCGAGTACCAGCTACCAGCCAGTGCGCTACGCTTCGAAATAACCGAAGGAATTCTGATTGAAGAAACCGTGCGCGCGGGTTCGGTTATGCGCGAATTGCGCGACCTGGGTATTCATCTGCTACTTGATGATTTTGGTACTGGTTATTCTTCCCTGCGTTATGTGAAAGAGTTCCCGGTTGGCATTATAAAAATAGATCGCAGCTTCACGCAGGACATAGGTATCGATACTTCCAATGAAGCAATTATTGATTCTATTCTCGCTATGGCTCGCAATCTGGACAAAACCTGTATTGCGGAAGGTGTGGAAAGCGAAGCGCAAAAACGCTGGCTGTTAGCACGTCATTGCAACCTGATGCAGGGGTTCTTATTTGCCAGGCCTATGCCGCTAAACGAGCTCCTCGAATGGTTTCCCAGGCACTAA
- the mdh gene encoding malate dehydrogenase, with the protein MKVAVLGAAGGIGQALSLLLKTQLPAGTELSLFDIAPVTPGVAVDLSHIPTAVDVKGYGQDDLDVALKGADIVLIPAGVPRKPGMDRSDLFNMNAGIIKNLVEAVADNCPKACVGIITNPVNTTVAIAAEVLKQKGVYDKNKLFGVTTLDVIRAETFVAELKGLNPENVHVPVIGGHSGTTILPLLSQVPGIQFSDDEIKQLTHRIQNAGTEVVEAKAGGGSATLSMGQAAARFCLSLAKAKQGEEVTEYAYVEGDGSDAQFFAQAVRLGTDGILEILPYGELSDFETKAKADMLDGLKGDIQTGIEFANK; encoded by the coding sequence ATGAAAGTAGCAGTGTTAGGCGCCGCCGGTGGTATTGGCCAGGCATTATCTTTATTGTTAAAAACTCAGTTGCCAGCGGGTACCGAGTTGTCATTATTCGATATCGCACCAGTAACCCCAGGTGTGGCTGTTGATCTAAGCCATATACCGACCGCTGTTGATGTGAAAGGCTATGGTCAGGATGATTTAGATGTCGCGCTGAAAGGTGCTGACATTGTACTTATTCCAGCCGGTGTTCCTCGTAAACCGGGTATGGACCGCTCAGATCTGTTCAATATGAACGCGGGCATTATTAAAAACCTGGTGGAAGCAGTTGCTGACAATTGCCCGAAAGCCTGTGTAGGTATTATCACTAACCCAGTAAATACCACGGTCGCTATTGCGGCTGAAGTGCTGAAGCAAAAAGGTGTGTACGACAAGAACAAGCTATTCGGTGTCACTACATTGGATGTTATTCGTGCGGAAACTTTTGTAGCTGAATTGAAAGGCCTTAATCCAGAGAATGTTCATGTGCCAGTTATTGGCGGTCACAGTGGCACTACTATTCTGCCATTATTGTCTCAGGTACCGGGTATTCAGTTTAGCGATGATGAAATTAAGCAACTGACTCATCGTATCCAGAATGCCGGTACTGAAGTTGTTGAAGCTAAAGCTGGTGGAGGTTCTGCAACCCTTTCTATGGGCCAGGCCGCAGCGCGTTTTTGCCTGTCACTGGCAAAAGCGAAGCAGGGTGAAGAAGTTACTGAATATGCTTACGTAGAAGGCGATGGTAGCGATGCCCAGTTTTTTGCCCAAGCAGTTAGACTAGGTACTGATGGTATCCTTGAAATACTACCATACGGCGAGCTTAGTGATTTTGAAACGAAAGCTAAAGCGGATATGCTGGATGGCCTGAAAGGCGATATTCAGACAGGTATCGAATTCGCAAATAAGTAA
- the argR gene encoding transcriptional regulator ArgR produces the protein MANAQQESLVEHFKALLKEERYGSQTAIVDALKAQGFQNISQSKVSRLLSKYGAVRTRNARQEMVYCLPAELGVPSAKSPVRQLVLEIEHNDVMVIIRTSPGAAQLIARLLDSVGRKEGVLGTIAGDDTIFIAPIKVANIDFTLAKIKALFERV, from the coding sequence ATGGCAAACGCACAACAGGAAAGTTTAGTAGAACATTTTAAGGCCCTGCTTAAAGAAGAGCGTTACGGTTCACAAACTGCAATTGTAGATGCTCTCAAAGCACAGGGTTTTCAAAATATAAGTCAGTCCAAAGTTTCACGACTGCTCAGTAAATACGGTGCGGTGCGAACCCGCAATGCACGGCAGGAAATGGTTTATTGCCTGCCTGCCGAACTTGGTGTTCCGTCAGCAAAAAGCCCGGTGCGTCAACTGGTTCTGGAAATCGAACATAACGACGTGATGGTCATTATCCGCACCTCTCCTGGCGCTGCTCAGTTGATCGCCCGCTTACTCGACTCAGTAGGCCGTAAAGAAGGAGTTCTGGGAACTATTGCAGGCGATGATACGATTTTCATTGCGCCGATCAAAGTGGCGAATATTGACTTTACCCTGGCAAAGATCAAAGCTCTGTTTGAGCGGGTGTAG
- a CDS encoding glycosyltransferase family 2 protein has translation MSDNLTFEVQTPWYQGIQELALRLAVSKLLPLRAFYAKPPASVSGKEGKLRIEIVSHCWRYSHLHAYQLSSLVNNPPQNVEVIMTVFHAAEDEATVQLLDFFATKKVPNVRWNWQQIPAPDLFRRAIGRNQVALNTEADWVWFADCDLVFGDGCLDGLGQSLQGRDDFLVFPQQERITPLLSNDSPMLKPSKEPKVVSVNVEDFKLRTLERAVGAYQIVHGDICRDMGYCKDVSAYQRPTDRWKKTFEDRTFRWLLGTHGVPVEVPGVYRIRHIEKGRYHGNKGVTGMRKQIRKVQDSQRENS, from the coding sequence ATGTCAGATAATCTTACATTTGAGGTGCAGACACCGTGGTATCAGGGTATTCAGGAGCTGGCGCTACGGCTTGCAGTAAGTAAGTTACTGCCTTTGCGAGCATTTTATGCGAAGCCCCCCGCGAGTGTTTCGGGCAAAGAAGGTAAACTGAGAATTGAAATAGTCAGTCACTGCTGGCGTTATTCGCATTTACACGCCTATCAGCTGAGCTCGCTGGTGAATAACCCGCCGCAGAATGTGGAAGTGATTATGACGGTGTTTCACGCGGCCGAAGATGAAGCCACGGTGCAGTTACTGGACTTTTTCGCAACTAAGAAAGTCCCCAATGTGCGCTGGAACTGGCAGCAGATTCCGGCCCCTGATTTATTTCGCCGTGCCATTGGCAGAAACCAGGTGGCTTTAAATACCGAAGCAGATTGGGTGTGGTTCGCCGATTGCGATTTAGTCTTTGGTGATGGTTGTCTGGACGGCCTGGGACAGTCATTACAGGGGCGGGATGATTTTCTGGTATTTCCCCAGCAGGAACGTATTACGCCGCTACTAAGCAACGATAGCCCTATGCTCAAACCCAGTAAAGAACCAAAAGTGGTTTCGGTTAATGTCGAGGACTTTAAGCTCAGAACTTTGGAACGTGCGGTAGGTGCGTATCAGATAGTGCATGGCGATATTTGTCGTGATATGGGGTATTGTAAAGACGTCAGTGCTTATCAGCGACCTACGGACCGCTGGAAGAAGACCTTTGAAGACCGCACCTTTCGCTGGCTGCTGGGAACTCATGGTGTGCCAGTTGAGGTGCCAGGTGTTTACCGCATACGGCATATTGAAAAAGGGCGTTATCACGGTAATAAAGGAGTCACTGGAATGCGTAAACAGATACGTAAAGTACAGGACTCGCAACGGGAGAATTCATGA
- a CDS encoding nucleotide sugar dehydrogenase yields MADKICVVGLGYVGLPLAVAFAEQYKVVGFDVNQQRIEELGKGYDLTHEVSAEQLQSVAENISYSADIEDARDCTIYIITVPTPIDSANRPDLQPLILSSRAVGQVLQPGDLAIYESTVYPGVTEEICVPELEGVSGLIFNQDFHCGYSPERINPGDKTNTFKTIMKVTSGSTPEVAQRVDKLYASVVTGGTHLASSIRVAEAAKVVENTQRDVNIALINELALIFNQMGIDTREVIDAAATKWNFIKLFPGLVGGHCIGVDPYYLTFKAEELGYKPNLILSSRLINNGMGKYVAEQTIRKMIAQSILIKGSRVLILGFSFKENCPDIRNTKVVDIISELRDFGVQVDVHDPGVENSELEKFSSFGICDDPMQCPGEYDAVIVAVAHDEYKTYGDADYQKMCRGESLIIDVKGIVPTPSWRL; encoded by the coding sequence GTGGCAGATAAGATTTGTGTGGTAGGGCTAGGCTATGTAGGCCTGCCGCTTGCAGTTGCTTTTGCAGAGCAATATAAGGTCGTCGGTTTTGATGTTAACCAGCAGCGTATTGAAGAGCTGGGTAAAGGTTATGACCTGACTCATGAGGTTTCTGCTGAGCAATTGCAGAGCGTGGCTGAAAACATTAGTTACAGTGCTGATATTGAAGATGCGCGGGATTGTACGATTTATATTATTACCGTGCCTACCCCGATTGATTCAGCTAATCGACCGGACTTACAGCCTCTTATTCTTTCTTCAAGAGCGGTAGGCCAGGTGTTACAGCCTGGCGACCTGGCTATTTATGAGTCCACCGTCTACCCCGGAGTAACGGAAGAAATTTGCGTACCTGAACTGGAAGGTGTTTCTGGCCTGATCTTTAACCAGGATTTTCACTGTGGGTATTCACCAGAGCGGATTAACCCAGGCGATAAAACCAATACGTTTAAAACCATTATGAAAGTGACTTCAGGCTCGACCCCTGAGGTGGCTCAGCGGGTGGACAAGCTCTATGCATCTGTTGTCACTGGCGGCACTCACCTGGCATCAAGCATTCGGGTGGCTGAGGCGGCAAAGGTAGTCGAAAACACCCAACGGGACGTTAATATTGCTTTAATTAACGAGCTTGCGCTTATTTTTAACCAGATGGGCATTGATACACGTGAAGTGATAGACGCGGCAGCGACTAAGTGGAACTTTATCAAGCTGTTCCCAGGACTGGTCGGCGGACACTGTATTGGAGTGGATCCGTATTATCTGACTTTTAAAGCGGAAGAGCTGGGTTATAAACCAAACCTCATTTTGTCGTCGCGATTAATAAATAACGGTATGGGCAAATACGTTGCCGAGCAGACTATCCGCAAAATGATTGCACAGAGCATTCTTATTAAAGGCTCTCGTGTGCTGATTCTGGGCTTCTCGTTTAAAGAAAATTGCCCGGACATTCGCAATACGAAAGTGGTGGATATTATCAGCGAATTGCGTGACTTTGGTGTGCAGGTTGATGTGCATGACCCCGGCGTGGAAAACAGTGAACTGGAAAAATTTTCAAGCTTTGGTATTTGTGATGACCCGATGCAATGCCCAGGTGAATATGATGCGGTGATTGTTGCCGTTGCTCACGATGAGTATAAAACTTACGGCGATGCGGATTACCAGAAGATGTGCCGCGGCGAGTCATTGATTATTGATGTCAAAGGCATAGTACCCACGCCGAGCTGGCGCCTGTAA
- a CDS encoding Dyp-type peroxidase: MKKVFTTVHQKVAKTGMRPVINKPQTGICAETSLHGLVLLLNSKPGQLDSLREKLSGFPELVTNLDQRFSEALLSVVMAFGTECWNQLWPAHRPRQLATFPEIADSHYVLQATDFDMVIVLRSDRADCNYFAGRVLLEWLAPDVWLQHEQPLFHYLDNRNLFGFPCVPDNPHGRLRREVALLNDEDDELLAQGSYLYLQQYELDIKAWQALTVEKQRQIMGREKVSGKFWPGDQPGHARKASLALSDPGNPVLVWQQLPAADMRNQRQLDLLWSRSPAAMQKWLKRRFVPDRDGYCDPLLDYMQSNLNAAFFAPPLNWFKRTSEQTEQTTPAQTEL; this comes from the coding sequence ATGAAGAAGGTGTTTACTACGGTGCATCAGAAAGTCGCAAAGACGGGCATGCGGCCGGTTATTAACAAACCGCAAACCGGGATCTGTGCTGAAACCAGCCTGCATGGGCTGGTTTTATTATTGAACAGTAAACCCGGGCAGCTGGATTCGCTACGCGAAAAACTCAGTGGTTTTCCTGAACTGGTAACTAATTTAGACCAGCGTTTTTCGGAAGCTTTGCTCAGTGTAGTCATGGCTTTTGGCACTGAATGCTGGAATCAGTTATGGCCAGCTCACCGACCTCGTCAGCTGGCCACATTTCCAGAAATAGCAGACAGCCACTATGTGCTGCAGGCCACTGATTTTGATATGGTTATTGTGTTGCGTTCTGACCGTGCCGATTGCAATTATTTTGCTGGCCGGGTGCTGCTGGAGTGGTTGGCTCCGGATGTCTGGTTACAACATGAGCAACCCCTGTTTCACTACCTGGATAACCGTAATCTGTTTGGTTTTCCCTGTGTACCGGACAACCCTCATGGGCGCTTGCGTCGCGAAGTCGCTTTGTTAAATGATGAAGACGATGAGTTGCTGGCGCAGGGGAGTTACCTGTATTTGCAGCAGTATGAGCTGGATATTAAAGCCTGGCAGGCATTAACGGTGGAAAAACAGCGGCAGATTATGGGGCGTGAAAAAGTGAGCGGTAAATTCTGGCCTGGAGATCAGCCAGGGCATGCTCGCAAGGCTTCACTGGCATTGAGCGATCCGGGTAACCCGGTACTGGTCTGGCAACAGTTGCCTGCAGCCGACATGCGCAATCAGCGGCAGTTGGATCTGTTATGGAGCCGTAGCCCGGCAGCGATGCAAAAGTGGCTGAAGCGGCGTTTTGTGCCGGATCGGGACGGTTATTGTGACCCTCTACTGGATTATATGCAAAGCAACCTCAACGCGGCATTCTTTGCGCCACCGCTGAACTGGTTTAAGCGCACTTCAGAACAAACAGAACAAACTACACCCGCTCAAACAGAGCTTTGA